A stretch of the Haloarcula ordinaria genome encodes the following:
- a CDS encoding McrC family protein, translating to MAELSQISFVGSPVQTSGAVETVPPSNPLVLAEHEESDPFEISADDAAFLDRLGEVHESSPLDVSYTSDGQAIVSSGSYVGVLTLPSGVQIEVSPKQSVTRLLWALQYAFDTPVDSVGQETEFATASSFFDAIGVLFLTELKTVLDQGLHRDYVRTQAVQDNVRGRINVQRQLQRPDPTPTDFAVEYDEFTTDTVLNRAVLAAVRVLTGLVRDSELAGQLRHQEQRLRQFTTVEPVPLEAVERIELSRLNEHYEVLLDLTRTVLAREFFEDISAGTNRSLALFVNMNEVFERLVERAFRAAAKDIGGLTVEGQASIQNIIDGPHAVSMQPDVLVRHDDGTPATVIDAKWKTGARSSGDVYQLTSYILALDTCGALVYPGHSEHGGEESTVMNEYLLRSVELATNAEAPSYSDYVDVLEDSAHRYLTEIL from the coding sequence ATGGCTGAGTTATCACAGATCAGTTTCGTCGGGTCGCCGGTGCAGACGAGCGGGGCGGTTGAGACGGTGCCGCCGTCGAATCCGCTGGTGTTAGCGGAACACGAGGAGTCCGACCCGTTCGAGATTAGTGCGGACGACGCGGCGTTTCTCGACCGGCTCGGTGAGGTACACGAGTCCAGTCCGCTCGACGTCTCGTACACGAGTGACGGGCAAGCGATTGTGAGTAGCGGCTCGTACGTTGGTGTTCTGACGTTGCCGAGCGGGGTGCAGATTGAGGTGTCGCCGAAGCAGTCGGTGACGCGGTTACTGTGGGCACTACAGTATGCGTTTGACACGCCGGTCGATTCGGTGGGGCAGGAAACGGAGTTCGCTACAGCATCGTCGTTTTTCGATGCGATCGGCGTCTTGTTCCTGACGGAGCTCAAGACTGTCCTTGATCAGGGACTGCACCGGGATTACGTGCGAACGCAGGCTGTCCAAGACAATGTTCGTGGGCGGATTAACGTGCAACGCCAGTTACAGCGGCCGGATCCGACACCGACTGATTTCGCCGTCGAGTACGACGAATTCACCACGGACACCGTGTTGAATCGCGCTGTGCTTGCCGCTGTCCGCGTGCTGACCGGGTTAGTCCGTGATAGTGAGTTAGCAGGGCAACTCCGACATCAAGAACAACGGCTTCGGCAGTTTACGACCGTAGAACCAGTGCCGCTTGAGGCCGTCGAGCGAATCGAGTTGTCGCGGTTGAACGAGCATTACGAGGTCCTGTTAGATCTGACGCGAACAGTGCTGGCGCGGGAGTTCTTCGAGGATATTAGTGCGGGGACGAACCGTTCACTGGCATTGTTCGTGAATATGAACGAGGTCTTCGAGCGGCTCGTCGAGCGGGCGTTCCGAGCTGCCGCGAAAGACATCGGCGGGCTCACTGTCGAAGGGCAGGCATCGATTCAGAATATCATCGACGGACCACACGCTGTCTCGATGCAGCCCGACGTGCTCGTCAGGCATGATGACGGCACGCCGGCGACTGTTATTGACGCCAAGTGGAAGACCGGGGCGAGGTCCTCCGGCGACGTGTACCAACTCACATCGTATATTCTCGCGCTGGACACGTGCGGTGCACTCGTGTATCCCGGCCATAGTGAGCACGGCGGTGAAGAATCGACGGTGATGAACGAGTACTTGCTTCGCTCTGTCGAGTTAGCTACGAACGCGGAGGCTCCGTCGTATAGCGACTATGTCGACGTGTTAGAGGACAGCGCACACCGTTACCTAACTGAAATCCTTTAG